The stretch of DNA TGTATGCTACTTTTTGACCTTTAGGAGTGATATGAGTATTAACTTTTAATACTTTTTCATCGTATAAATCTTCGAAAGCTCTTTTGATTTGACCTTTGTTAGCTTTACGATTTACGACAAAAGCAATTTCATTATTCATATCGATTA from uncultured Methanobrevibacter sp. encodes:
- a CDS encoding 50S ribosomal protein L23, with the protein product MDSYSIIIKPHVTEKTMNLIDMNNEIAFVVNRKANKGQIKRAFEDLYDEKVLKVNTHITPKGQKVAYIKLVEEEMAEEIAVRMGVF